In one Pseudomonas sp. SCA2728.1_7 genomic region, the following are encoded:
- a CDS encoding helix-turn-helix transcriptional regulator: protein MREISSHPYQNTPRDAVVTAIDYADGTLFPLHDHQRGQFAYAASGVITVFTDDGNWVVPPQRGIWVPAQLRHSMQMRGTVTLHNTYIRKQAAQRLGLPGQCQVLEVSPLLRHLLLKAIDVPARYSTQGHDGHLMGLLLHEIASMPVLSLNAPLPAEPRLAMVCRAFLQQPSLEVGIDDMAQRAGMSRRTFTRHFRLHTGISYIEWRQQACLLAAIVMLGKGQSVTQVAMDLGYSSSSAFATVFKQVLGEVPSRYF, encoded by the coding sequence ATGCGAGAAATCTCCAGTCATCCCTATCAGAACACCCCGCGCGACGCCGTCGTGACCGCCATTGATTACGCGGACGGCACGCTGTTCCCGCTGCACGATCACCAGCGCGGCCAATTCGCCTACGCGGCCAGCGGTGTCATCACCGTGTTTACCGATGACGGTAACTGGGTCGTGCCGCCGCAGCGCGGCATCTGGGTACCCGCGCAACTGCGCCACTCCATGCAAATGCGCGGGACTGTCACGCTGCACAACACCTATATCCGCAAACAAGCGGCGCAGCGCCTCGGACTGCCGGGGCAATGTCAGGTGCTGGAGGTGTCGCCGTTGTTGCGCCATTTGCTGTTGAAAGCCATCGATGTCCCCGCGCGCTATTCCACTCAAGGGCATGACGGCCATTTGATGGGCTTGCTGCTGCATGAAATCGCCAGCATGCCCGTGCTTTCGCTCAATGCGCCGTTACCGGCAGAACCTAGACTGGCAATGGTGTGCCGCGCGTTTCTGCAGCAGCCTTCGCTGGAGGTCGGTATCGACGACATGGCGCAACGGGCGGGCATGAGCCGACGCACCTTCACCCGACACTTTCGGCTGCACACCGGGATCAGCTATATCGAATGGCGGCAGCAAGCCTGTCTGCTGGCGGCGATTGTCATGCTGGGCAAAGGTCAGTCGGTCACACAGGTCGCCATGGACTTGGGCTACAGCAGCTCCAGTGCGTTTGCGACGGTGTTCAAGCAAGTGTTGGGGGAAGTGCCGAGTCGCTACTTTTAG
- a CDS encoding EamA family transporter, which yields MQKKHLVLAVLVTAVWGLNFPVTKLGLAAIDPLLLTALRFTLAALPWVFFVERPRVAFHWLAAYGLIFGVAMWALINLGIAWGVPPGTASLLIQFSAFFTLGWGVVFFGERLGRLQWLGTLLAAAGLMGIVMSRPGDASVAGLALVIGSALAWSIGNVVIKVSKVREIFAFVVWASLFPPIPLMLLTWLLHGTAPFTALPSQLNAITVFSLAFQVYAATHFSYWGWNLLLREYPISRVAPLSLLIPVFGIFSSMAIFGQYPSLFDWLSISLVLLAIPLGAGYVHGMLLRLRVRH from the coding sequence ATGCAAAAGAAGCATCTTGTACTCGCCGTTCTGGTGACGGCTGTCTGGGGATTGAACTTCCCCGTGACCAAACTCGGCCTTGCGGCTATCGACCCGCTGCTGCTGACCGCACTGCGTTTCACGTTGGCCGCATTGCCCTGGGTGTTTTTCGTCGAACGTCCACGTGTGGCGTTCCACTGGCTGGCTGCTTACGGACTGATTTTCGGCGTGGCGATGTGGGCGTTGATCAACCTCGGTATCGCTTGGGGCGTGCCCCCCGGAACGGCATCGCTGCTGATCCAGTTCAGTGCGTTTTTTACCTTGGGTTGGGGCGTGGTTTTTTTCGGCGAACGTCTGGGACGGCTGCAATGGCTTGGCACTTTGTTGGCCGCCGCGGGCCTGATGGGCATCGTAATGAGTCGCCCCGGCGACGCATCGGTGGCGGGTTTGGCACTGGTCATTGGCAGCGCCCTGGCGTGGAGCATTGGCAACGTCGTGATCAAGGTCTCGAAGGTGCGTGAGATTTTTGCGTTTGTGGTGTGGGCGAGCCTGTTTCCTCCCATCCCGCTCATGCTGCTGACGTGGCTGCTGCATGGCACCGCACCGTTCACTGCACTGCCGTCGCAGCTCAACGCGATAACCGTGTTTTCGCTGGCGTTTCAGGTCTATGCCGCGACGCACTTCAGTTATTGGGGATGGAACTTGCTGTTGCGCGAATACCCGATATCGCGAGTGGCACCGTTGTCGCTGTTGATTCCTGTGTTCGGGATCTTCAGCTCGATGGCGATCTTCGGCCAGTATCCAAGCCTCTTTGACTGGCTTTCGATCTCGCTGGTGTTACTGGCGATCCCCTTGGGGGCAGGGTACGTGCACGGAATGCTTTTGCGCCTTCGGGTACGGCACTAA
- a CDS encoding GNAT family N-acetyltransferase, with protein MPVGDFNCQPALYASTLKLRALAASDFEALFLAASDPLIWAGHPASDRYERQVFEAYFAARLASQKALAVIDIESGQIVGMSSYYTPPDQPESIAIGYTFLVREKWGGAANRELKRLMLEHAFKVYDTVYFHIGPANLRSQKALLKIGAGHLYDAELNLSGAPALCKCYGLSRAKWLASTAEH; from the coding sequence ATGCCTGTAGGCGACTTCAACTGCCAACCCGCTCTGTACGCAAGCACGCTGAAGCTACGGGCATTGGCTGCCAGTGACTTTGAAGCGCTGTTCCTGGCCGCCAGTGATCCACTGATCTGGGCCGGCCACCCCGCCAGCGATCGCTATGAACGGCAAGTGTTTGAAGCGTACTTCGCCGCTCGGCTCGCCAGCCAGAAAGCACTTGCCGTCATCGATATCGAGTCGGGGCAGATCGTCGGTATGTCGAGCTACTACACGCCGCCCGATCAACCCGAGAGTATCGCCATCGGCTACACCTTTCTGGTACGGGAAAAATGGGGTGGCGCTGCCAATCGTGAGTTGAAGCGATTGATGCTGGAACATGCATTCAAGGTCTACGACACCGTCTATTTCCACATCGGCCCCGCCAACCTTCGTTCGCAAAAAGCGCTGTTGAAAATCGGCGCCGGGCACTTGTATGACGCCGAGCTAAACCTCTCAGGTGCACCTGCCCTGTGCAAGTGCTACGGGTTATCCAGGGCAAAGTGGCTGGCATCCACTGCTGAACATTAG
- a CDS encoding LysR family transcriptional regulator — protein sequence MIKELKTLIAVAREGTFAAAGNKIGLTQAAVSAQIQRLEAELGFELFDRKGRSAHLNKMGQQILLQAQELLRLYDSLGSTTVGLPPSVLVNIGAIASVQRSYLPDALAKFHQHCPQCRSRVVPGLSMELVNLVDAGEIDMAVIIRPPFSLQSDLRWTTLALEPYRLIVPRDVPGDDWTRLLSSQPFIRYDRSSFGGRQVDRFLRQMHFNLHEVCELDELEAIIKLVENGVGVALVPQTAPDFAWPDGVRVLDLGQHTFHRDIGLVHRSRQTFTEPVRMLAELISAQVSPGAIPDAFKKNNH from the coding sequence ATGATCAAAGAACTGAAGACACTTATCGCCGTCGCGCGCGAAGGTACTTTCGCTGCAGCAGGCAACAAAATCGGCCTCACGCAGGCCGCCGTCAGCGCACAGATCCAGCGCCTGGAAGCTGAACTCGGCTTCGAGCTTTTCGACAGAAAAGGGCGCTCGGCACACCTCAACAAAATGGGCCAGCAGATCCTCCTGCAGGCGCAAGAACTGCTCAGGCTCTACGACAGCCTCGGCTCGACGACGGTGGGATTGCCGCCCAGCGTGCTGGTCAACATTGGCGCAATTGCCTCGGTGCAGCGCTCTTACTTGCCTGACGCGCTGGCAAAGTTTCACCAGCACTGCCCGCAGTGCCGATCCCGGGTAGTGCCGGGTTTGTCGATGGAACTGGTCAACCTGGTGGATGCTGGCGAGATCGACATGGCCGTGATCATCCGCCCGCCCTTCTCACTGCAAAGTGATCTGCGCTGGACAACCTTGGCGCTGGAGCCTTACCGATTGATCGTGCCCCGAGACGTGCCCGGAGATGACTGGACCCGGTTGCTTTCCAGCCAGCCATTCATTCGATATGACCGGTCCTCTTTCGGCGGCAGGCAGGTCGACCGCTTTTTGCGGCAGATGCATTTCAACCTGCACGAAGTCTGCGAACTGGATGAACTGGAGGCGATCATCAAGCTGGTCGAGAACGGCGTGGGCGTGGCGTTGGTGCCGCAGACGGCGCCCGATTTTGCATGGCCCGACGGTGTAAGGGTACTCGACCTCGGCCAGCACACCTTCCATCGAGATATAGGGTTGGTGCACCGATCTCGCCAGACCTTCACCGAACCTGTGCGGATGTTGGCCGAGCTGATCAGTGCTCAGGTGAGTCCCGGCGCTATCCCCGATGCGTTCAAAAAGAACAACCATTAA
- a CDS encoding SDR family oxidoreductase: MNYLHNKVAIVTGASSGIGAATTRALAAHGVRVVAAALDEHGLNTFVAELRDAGHDVCAFTTDVTRPDQTRALARFAQDTYGAVDILVNNAGLMLFSNWVDLAVADWDKMIDVNIKGYLNATAAVLPMMLEQKSGQILNMDSVAGHQVGPAAGVYSATKFFVQAMTESMRKELGVQHGIRVNTVSPGVINTGWADKVSDPEGRKAAQELNRIAIAPDDIARAVIYALNQPENVTVNDLIISPTRQDW, from the coding sequence ATGAACTATCTGCACAACAAAGTCGCCATCGTCACCGGCGCATCTTCCGGCATCGGAGCGGCAACCACTCGTGCGCTGGCAGCACACGGCGTTCGCGTCGTTGCCGCCGCGCTGGATGAACACGGTCTGAATACGTTCGTCGCCGAGTTGCGTGATGCCGGTCATGACGTGTGTGCATTTACCACTGATGTGACCCGGCCGGATCAAACCCGGGCGCTCGCCAGATTCGCGCAGGACACCTATGGCGCTGTCGACATTCTGGTGAACAACGCCGGGCTGATGCTGTTCTCCAACTGGGTCGATCTGGCCGTGGCGGATTGGGACAAGATGATCGACGTCAACATCAAGGGCTATCTCAATGCCACAGCAGCCGTGCTGCCAATGATGCTCGAGCAGAAGTCCGGGCAGATCCTCAACATGGACTCGGTGGCCGGTCATCAGGTCGGGCCGGCGGCGGGTGTTTACAGCGCCACCAAATTCTTCGTGCAGGCCATGACCGAGTCCATGCGCAAGGAGCTGGGCGTGCAGCACGGCATCCGCGTCAACACGGTCAGCCCCGGCGTTATCAATACCGGCTGGGCGGACAAGGTCAGTGATCCAGAAGGGCGCAAGGCCGCCCAGGAACTGAACCGCATCGCCATTGCGCCTGACGATATCGCCCGTGCCGTGATCTACGCGCTCAACCAGCCGGAAAACGTCACCGTCAACGACCTGATCATTTCGCCGACGCGCCAGGATTGGTGA
- a CDS encoding alkene reductase, whose product MIDNAVDTDLFSPMAMGALQLANRIVMAPVTRSRMAEDGVPNEMHATYYAQRASAGLIIAEATNISAQGRGYAMTPGIWSQEQVAGWKKVTDAVHAAGGKIVSQLWHVGRFSSVELQPNGQAPVAPSAIKAEGSTYTEKGFVEVSMPRALETSEIPGIIEQYKLAAENARRAGFDGVEVHSANSYLLDQFLRDSTNQRTDQYGGSIENRARLTLEVTEAVVSIWGSDRVGIRLSPVTPDAGNTPPDSNVMATYGYLIQQLNRFNLAYLHFVEGATATSRTVPAGVDLDALSAQFEGPFIGNNNYDLAMALERRAQGRIDAVAFGRLFIANPDLVERLRHGLELTIAPRESYYGGGAKGYIDWPTANA is encoded by the coding sequence ATGATTGATAACGCTGTTGATACCGACCTTTTTTCGCCCATGGCCATGGGCGCGCTGCAGTTAGCCAATCGGATTGTCATGGCACCGGTGACCCGCAGCCGGATGGCCGAAGATGGCGTGCCGAATGAAATGCATGCGACCTATTACGCCCAGCGCGCCAGTGCAGGCTTGATCATCGCCGAAGCGACGAACATTTCCGCTCAGGGACGCGGCTATGCGATGACCCCGGGAATCTGGTCGCAAGAGCAGGTCGCCGGGTGGAAGAAAGTCACCGATGCCGTACACGCCGCGGGCGGAAAAATCGTCAGCCAGTTGTGGCATGTCGGGCGTTTTTCCAGTGTCGAGTTGCAGCCCAATGGCCAGGCACCGGTCGCGCCTTCGGCGATCAAGGCTGAGGGCAGCACGTACACCGAGAAAGGTTTCGTCGAAGTGTCGATGCCGCGTGCGCTTGAGACCTCGGAAATTCCGGGAATCATCGAGCAGTACAAACTGGCTGCCGAGAACGCCAGGCGCGCCGGTTTCGACGGTGTGGAAGTGCATTCTGCCAACAGTTATCTGCTCGACCAGTTTCTGCGCGATTCGACCAATCAGCGCACCGATCAGTACGGCGGCTCCATCGAAAACCGTGCGCGGCTGACGCTGGAGGTCACCGAAGCGGTGGTGTCCATCTGGGGCAGCGACCGCGTCGGTATCCGACTGTCGCCCGTAACCCCCGATGCCGGCAATACGCCGCCCGACAGCAACGTCATGGCGACTTACGGCTACCTGATCCAGCAACTCAATCGATTCAATCTGGCCTACCTGCATTTCGTCGAAGGCGCCACCGCCACATCTCGAACCGTGCCCGCGGGCGTGGACCTGGACGCACTGAGTGCGCAGTTCGAAGGCCCGTTCATTGGCAACAACAACTATGACCTGGCGATGGCGCTCGAGCGTCGGGCGCAGGGCCGCATCGACGCGGTGGCGTTTGGTCGCCTGTTTATTGCCAACCCCGATCTGGTGGAACGTCTGCGGCACGGTCTCGAACTGACCATTGCGCCGCGTGAGAGTTACTACGGCGGAGGCGCCAAAGGCTACATCGATTGGCCCACCGCTAACGCCTGA
- a CDS encoding VOC family protein translates to MSLSPFHLAIPVYDLAAARTFYGEVFGLEEGRSSTQWVDFDFYGHQLVIHEHPKTASQESVHSNPVDGHDVPVPHFGIILGWQQWEALAERLKSFGTEFVIEPYIRFQGQVGEQATMFLFDPCGNALEFKAFKDMSQLFAK, encoded by the coding sequence ATGAGCCTCTCGCCTTTCCACCTCGCTATCCCCGTTTACGATCTGGCTGCAGCGCGCACCTTTTACGGTGAAGTCTTCGGTCTTGAAGAAGGGCGCTCCAGTACTCAGTGGGTCGACTTCGATTTTTATGGCCACCAACTGGTCATTCACGAACACCCGAAAACTGCGTCCCAGGAAAGTGTTCACAGCAACCCGGTCGACGGTCACGACGTTCCGGTTCCGCACTTCGGCATCATTTTGGGATGGCAGCAGTGGGAAGCCTTGGCCGAACGCCTGAAGTCCTTTGGCACCGAGTTTGTGATCGAACCGTACATTCGCTTTCAGGGGCAGGTTGGCGAGCAAGCCACCATGTTTCTCTTTGATCCATGCGGCAACGCTCTGGAATTCAAGGCTTTCAAGGATATGAGCCAGCTCTTCGCCAAGTGA
- a CDS encoding cation:dicarboxylase symporter family transporter: MKRIPLVWQIVAGLLLGVLVGWYFNTHPQYQTWVSAEILKPLGDIFIKMMKMVVVPIVFCCMILGIAGGGDNKSFGRMGIKSLGYFFAITALAIVVGLCFANIFEPGTGTDISGLSHGTASINMEPSKGALVILQNIVPDNVLLAMSEAKLLSVLFFAVLFGLALNALPREKSAPAIALVQSISDAMFKVVSMVMAYAPIGVFGMIGATVATFGFASLLPLLKLIGVVYLALIVFALVILGGICYLIGENIFKLIRYFRGELILAFSSAASAAVMPQLMSRLESYGVPRRIVSFVVPVGYAFNLDGASIFLGVATIFVAQLYGIDLSLSQQILLVVTMVLTSKGAAGVPGFAIIILSATLASAGLPLEGVALIAGIFRIIDSGTTTLNVLGNAIAPLVIAKWERAALEPSRARTAAEV; encoded by the coding sequence ATGAAACGTATTCCCTTGGTGTGGCAAATCGTTGCCGGGCTGTTGCTTGGCGTGCTCGTCGGTTGGTATTTCAATACCCATCCGCAGTATCAAACGTGGGTGAGTGCGGAGATCCTCAAACCCCTCGGTGACATCTTTATCAAGATGATGAAGATGGTCGTTGTACCCATTGTGTTCTGTTGCATGATTCTGGGCATTGCCGGCGGTGGCGATAACAAGTCGTTTGGCCGCATGGGCATCAAGTCGCTGGGGTATTTCTTTGCGATTACCGCGCTGGCGATTGTGGTCGGCCTGTGTTTCGCAAATATCTTCGAGCCGGGTACCGGCACCGATATTTCCGGCCTGTCCCACGGCACGGCGTCAATCAACATGGAGCCGTCAAAAGGCGCACTGGTGATCCTGCAGAACATCGTGCCGGACAATGTTCTGCTGGCGATGTCGGAAGCGAAATTGCTCTCGGTGCTGTTCTTTGCCGTGCTGTTCGGCCTCGCCCTGAATGCGCTGCCGAGAGAGAAAAGTGCACCGGCCATTGCGCTGGTCCAGAGCATTTCCGACGCGATGTTCAAGGTTGTCTCAATGGTCATGGCCTACGCGCCGATTGGGGTCTTCGGCATGATTGGCGCAACGGTCGCGACGTTTGGGTTTGCCTCGCTGTTGCCGCTGCTCAAGTTGATTGGTGTGGTTTACCTGGCGCTGATTGTTTTTGCCTTGGTGATACTCGGTGGCATTTGCTACTTGATTGGCGAGAACATTTTCAAATTGATCCGCTACTTCCGCGGTGAATTGATTCTGGCGTTCTCGAGTGCCGCATCGGCCGCCGTCATGCCGCAGTTGATGAGCCGATTGGAGAGCTACGGCGTACCGCGTCGGATCGTCAGTTTCGTGGTGCCGGTGGGTTATGCATTCAATCTGGACGGTGCCTCGATTTTCCTCGGCGTGGCGACGATTTTCGTGGCGCAACTCTATGGCATCGACCTGTCCCTGTCGCAGCAGATCCTGCTGGTAGTGACGATGGTGCTGACCTCGAAAGGCGCGGCGGGTGTGCCCGGGTTTGCCATCATCATCCTCTCCGCAACGTTGGCTTCAGCCGGTCTTCCTTTAGAGGGTGTGGCATTGATCGCGGGTATTTTCAGGATCATCGACAGCGGCACGACCACGCTGAATGTATTGGGCAATGCCATCGCACCGCTGGTGATTGCCAAGTGGGAAAGGGCTGCGCTTGAACCCTCACGTGCTCGTACCGCAGCCGAAGTGTGA
- a CDS encoding DUF3772 domain-containing protein has translation MCNTLKSLFFVVFMLLVGGSPTLLAADLPAPVTTAAAPLPVISQSDLQALQQRLDGLKQQISAANNYNQLEGPQDRVQAFILDVDRLSAALLPQQAQLAVQLGVLGAAPDADLAAEQADIVAQRASLAEQKSKVDGTLKSLAALKQSAADLITQIAGIRRTLLESELTLGTDSVLSPSFWSPLVSPTEDDRQRLRFFVAQVRDTWATVWAPGERFYTSVLVLVALIIWTFGRRLAERGLTWVCIHRVPEGRLRRSALAFASALATIATTGIALQLLFYACTRHQPLPPVLETFSEEFEKVVYACVLLTGLSRALLSTEHPSWRLPAIADQVALALRPYPRILSCTLLVLVTLVQVSNATGMSSQIVIAGRGVISIVVLAIVTVLLLRVGKVRKALVAANDAAAANSTFAGVIYTLASVSMFVSAIALLAGYVSLARFISYELVWAYIVLSGFYLLIQLIKDVCEHVFSPRHASGKALKQLLGIGDRRLDQISILLSGFSRAALLLLAVIALFVGGIGTTLGQLASNIMAILGGAGLRKLNIVPGHLLNAVLALMIGIWLIRALRRWLDNEFLPKTDMDPGMCASLSTLFSNIGYAFVILLTLSSLGVQWTNLAWIVSALSVGIGFGLQEIVKNFVSGLILLTERPVKVGDLISISGVEGDIRRINVRATEIQLSDRSIVIVPNSQLISQNLRNVTLGGTAQGVASLELVFPLDIDPEEVKDLLLNTYRENETILDKPAPFVRFSNLSPDGITLTVTGYVGSPRIVGVTKSDLLFEILKRLGAAEIALAKPPESG, from the coding sequence ATGTGCAACACATTGAAGTCGTTGTTTTTTGTCGTGTTCATGCTGCTTGTTGGCGGTAGCCCGACGCTATTGGCTGCCGACTTGCCGGCGCCGGTAACCACCGCCGCCGCGCCGTTGCCGGTGATTTCGCAAAGCGATCTGCAGGCGCTGCAACAACGCCTCGACGGGCTCAAGCAACAGATTTCCGCCGCGAACAACTACAACCAGCTCGAAGGCCCGCAGGATCGGGTGCAGGCATTCATTCTGGATGTCGATCGGTTGTCGGCGGCGTTGTTGCCGCAGCAGGCGCAACTGGCCGTGCAGCTAGGGGTGCTGGGGGCCGCGCCGGACGCTGATCTGGCGGCGGAGCAGGCAGACATCGTCGCGCAACGGGCATCGCTGGCCGAGCAGAAGAGCAAGGTCGACGGCACGCTGAAGAGCCTGGCGGCGTTGAAGCAGAGCGCGGCGGATCTGATTACGCAGATCGCCGGCATCCGTCGCACACTGCTGGAAAGTGAGCTGACGCTGGGCACTGACAGCGTGCTGAGCCCGAGTTTCTGGTCGCCGCTGGTGAGTCCGACCGAGGATGATCGTCAGCGTCTGCGCTTTTTCGTCGCCCAGGTGCGCGACACCTGGGCCACCGTGTGGGCGCCGGGAGAGCGGTTCTACACCAGTGTGTTGGTGTTAGTGGCGCTGATCATCTGGACATTTGGACGCCGGTTGGCCGAACGCGGTCTGACCTGGGTGTGCATTCACCGCGTGCCCGAGGGACGTCTGCGCCGCAGTGCGCTGGCGTTCGCCTCGGCGCTGGCGACCATCGCCACCACCGGCATTGCCTTGCAGTTGCTCTTCTACGCCTGCACCCGCCATCAACCCTTGCCACCCGTGCTGGAAACCTTCTCCGAAGAGTTCGAGAAGGTGGTGTATGCCTGCGTGCTGCTCACCGGGTTGAGCCGCGCGCTGCTGTCGACCGAACATCCCTCGTGGCGCCTGCCGGCAATTGCCGATCAGGTGGCGCTGGCGCTCAGGCCCTACCCGCGCATCTTGTCCTGCACGTTATTGGTGCTGGTGACGCTGGTGCAGGTCAGCAATGCCACCGGCATGAGCAGCCAGATCGTGATCGCCGGGCGCGGGGTCATTTCCATCGTTGTGCTGGCGATCGTGACGGTCCTGCTGTTGCGCGTCGGCAAGGTGCGCAAGGCCTTGGTCGCAGCCAATGATGCGGCGGCGGCGAACAGCACGTTCGCCGGGGTGATCTACACCCTGGCCAGCGTCTCGATGTTCGTCTCGGCGATTGCCCTGCTCGCCGGCTATGTATCGCTGGCGCGGTTCATCAGTTATGAGCTGGTGTGGGCGTACATTGTCCTGTCAGGTTTTTACCTGCTGATCCAGTTGATCAAGGACGTCTGCGAGCACGTTTTTTCACCCAGACATGCGAGCGGCAAGGCGCTCAAACAGCTACTGGGTATCGGTGACCGGCGACTCGATCAGATCTCGATTCTGCTGTCCGGTTTCAGCCGTGCCGCGTTGTTGCTGCTGGCGGTCATCGCCCTGTTTGTCGGCGGCATCGGCACCACGCTCGGGCAACTGGCGAGCAACATCATGGCGATCCTCGGCGGCGCCGGACTGCGCAAGCTGAACATCGTCCCCGGCCATCTGCTCAATGCCGTACTGGCGCTGATGATCGGCATCTGGCTGATCCGCGCCCTGCGTCGTTGGCTCGACAACGAGTTCCTGCCCAAGACCGACATGGACCCGGGCATGTGTGCGTCGCTGAGCACACTGTTTTCCAACATCGGTTACGCCTTCGTGATTCTGCTGACGCTGTCGTCGCTGGGCGTGCAGTGGACCAATCTGGCGTGGATCGTCAGTGCGTTGTCGGTGGGCATCGGTTTCGGTCTGCAGGAGATCGTGAAGAACTTCGTCTCCGGCCTGATTCTGCTGACTGAACGCCCGGTGAAGGTCGGCGATTTGATCAGCATCAGTGGCGTAGAAGGCGATATCCGTCGCATCAACGTGCGCGCCACGGAAATCCAGCTCAGTGACCGCTCGATCGTCATCGTCCCGAACTCGCAATTGATTTCGCAGAACCTGCGCAACGTGACGCTGGGCGGTACCGCGCAAGGCGTGGCGTCGCTGGAGTTGGTGTTCCCGCTGGACATTGATCCTGAAGAGGTCAAAGACCTGTTGCTCAACACTTACCGGGAGAACGAAACCATCCTCGATAAACCGGCACCGTTCGTGCGCTTCAGCAACTTGTCGCCGGACGGCATTACCTTGACGGTGACCGGTTACGTGGGCAGCCCGCGGATTGTCGGGGTCACCAAAAGTGATTTGC
- a CDS encoding nuclear transport factor 2 family protein, translating into MSKNIKAVPTAEYNAVIATANQYVEGLRIGSAQGVAQAFHKEAVMYGFTNGELLGGPIKNLFDFVEKNGAAPEISTRLDVLAITPTTAVVRVDMETDAIGADYNDYLTLIKIDGAWKVIAKVYHQFEV; encoded by the coding sequence ATGTCCAAGAACATCAAAGCCGTGCCGACGGCTGAATACAACGCTGTCATCGCGACCGCCAATCAATACGTCGAAGGCCTGCGCATTGGCAGCGCGCAAGGCGTCGCTCAAGCCTTCCATAAAGAGGCAGTGATGTACGGTTTCACCAACGGCGAACTGCTCGGCGGCCCGATCAAGAACCTGTTCGACTTTGTCGAGAAGAACGGCGCAGCCCCCGAAATCAGCACGCGACTCGACGTGCTGGCGATCACCCCGACCACTGCAGTGGTGCGTGTGGACATGGAAACGGATGCAATTGGCGCCGACTACAACGACTACCTGACCCTGATCAAAATCGACGGTGCCTGGAAGGTCATCGCCAAGGTGTATCACCAGTTCGAGGTCTGA
- a CDS encoding SRPBCC family protein, translating to MPMVEFDAVLDGDAQQVWNVLKQFGQIQNWHPSIVSSQIERGAAQRVGCIRTLTLTDGAVVRERLLALDDSALSLSYRFEEAPLPLDNYVASVKLFALKGQNKTLISWSASFDPQELNTAEHYQALIQSLIVEGHNGLQALIAQH from the coding sequence ATGCCGATGGTTGAGTTTGACGCTGTCCTGGACGGCGATGCACAACAGGTCTGGAACGTGTTGAAGCAGTTTGGCCAGATTCAGAACTGGCATCCTTCGATCGTGAGCAGCCAGATCGAACGCGGCGCAGCGCAGAGGGTGGGTTGTATTCGCACCCTCACGCTGACCGATGGCGCGGTTGTCAGAGAACGCTTGTTGGCGCTTGATGACTCAGCATTATCGCTGTCCTACCGCTTTGAAGAGGCACCTTTACCGCTGGATAACTACGTGGCCAGCGTGAAGTTGTTCGCTTTGAAGGGGCAGAACAAAACGCTCATCAGTTGGTCGGCAAGTTTCGATCCTCAAGAGCTGAATACCGCTGAGCACTATCAGGCACTGATCCAAAGCCTGATCGTTGAGGGTCACAATGGGCTGCAGGCATTGATCGCTCAGCATTGA
- a CDS encoding class I SAM-dependent methyltransferase, whose amino-acid sequence MNPTSAEKFDTLRASEYARQSRIALAGYDACHDLAACMLAASLGSRPANILVVGAGGTAQEIIAMAALEPQWRFIAVDPSAPMLEAAVQHLEANDLLHRTQVHLGHVEDLPADASFDAATLIGVLHHLHGDDAKRQILQTIQARLKPGAPLIVAGNHYAYASQPLLLQAWGQRWRQQGASAEEVKAKLGKILQGADPPHSEAAVQALLREAGFGEATRFFSSLFWGAWLTCKTDAAKSSDSALPPTLA is encoded by the coding sequence GTGAACCCAACATCAGCAGAAAAATTCGACACCTTGCGCGCCAGCGAATACGCCCGGCAAAGCCGCATCGCCCTGGCCGGCTACGACGCCTGTCACGATCTGGCGGCCTGCATGTTGGCCGCCAGTCTCGGTTCGCGCCCGGCCAACATACTGGTGGTCGGCGCCGGCGGTACGGCGCAGGAAATCATTGCGATGGCGGCGCTGGAACCGCAGTGGCGTTTCATCGCGGTCGATCCTTCCGCGCCGATGCTTGAAGCCGCCGTGCAGCATTTGGAGGCCAACGACTTGCTGCATCGGACGCAGGTTCATCTCGGGCATGTCGAGGACTTGCCCGCCGATGCGTCATTCGATGCGGCGACGTTGATCGGCGTGCTCCACCATCTGCACGGTGACGATGCCAAACGCCAGATCCTGCAAACGATTCAGGCACGTCTCAAGCCGGGCGCGCCGCTGATTGTCGCGGGCAATCATTACGCCTACGCCAGCCAACCATTATTGCTGCAGGCGTGGGGGCAGCGTTGGCGCCAGCAGGGTGCCAGTGCGGAGGAGGTGAAGGCCAAGCTGGGCAAGATTCTGCAAGGCGCCGATCCGCCGCATTCCGAGGCGGCAGTTCAGGCGCTGTTGCGCGAGGCCGGATTTGGCGAGGCGACGCGGTTTTTCAGCAGTCTGTTCTGGGGCGCGTGGCTGACGTGTAAAACGGACGCCGCTAAAAGTAGCGACTCGGCACTTCCCCCAACACTTGCTTGA